The following proteins come from a genomic window of Enterobacter chengduensis:
- the tolB gene encoding Tol-Pal system beta propeller repeat protein TolB — protein sequence MKQALRVAFGFLMLWAAVLHAEVRIEITQGVDSARPIGVVPFQWAGPGAAPEDAGGIVAADLRNSGKFNPLDRSRLPQQPGSAQEVQPAAWSALGIDAVVVGQVTPNPDGSYNVAWQLVDTGGAPGTVLAQNSYKVTKQYLRYAAHAASDAVFEKLTGIKGAFRTRIAYVVQTNGGQFPYELRVSDYDGYNQFLVKRSSQPLMSPAWSPDGSKLAYVTFESGRSALVIQTLANGAVRQVASFPRHNGAPSFSPDGSKLAFALSKTGSLNLYVMDIGSGQIRQVTDGRSNNTEPSWFPDSQNLAFTSDQAGRPQIYKVNINGGAPQRITWEGSQNQNADVSTDGKFMVMVSSNGGQQHIAKQDLVAGGVQVLSSTFLDETPSLAPNGTMVIYSSSQGMGSVLNLVSTDGRFKARIPATDGQVKSPAWSPYL from the coding sequence ATGAAGCAGGCATTACGTGTAGCATTTGGTTTTTTAATGCTGTGGGCAGCAGTCCTGCACGCAGAAGTACGTATCGAGATCACCCAGGGGGTGGACTCGGCACGCCCAATCGGCGTCGTTCCGTTCCAGTGGGCCGGTCCTGGCGCTGCACCTGAAGATGCCGGTGGCATCGTGGCGGCTGACCTGCGTAACAGCGGTAAATTCAACCCGTTAGATCGTTCTCGTCTGCCTCAGCAGCCGGGCAGCGCGCAGGAAGTACAGCCTGCTGCATGGTCTGCGCTGGGTATTGATGCGGTCGTTGTGGGTCAGGTTACCCCTAACCCGGACGGCTCTTACAACGTGGCCTGGCAGCTGGTGGATACCGGTGGTGCACCGGGTACCGTTCTGGCTCAGAACTCTTACAAGGTCACTAAACAGTACCTGCGCTACGCGGCTCACGCTGCCAGCGATGCGGTATTTGAAAAACTCACCGGCATTAAAGGTGCGTTCCGTACCCGTATTGCTTATGTAGTGCAGACCAACGGTGGTCAGTTCCCGTATGAGCTGCGCGTCTCTGACTACGACGGCTACAACCAGTTCCTGGTGAAGCGTTCCTCACAGCCGCTGATGTCTCCAGCATGGTCTCCGGACGGTTCTAAGCTCGCCTATGTGACCTTCGAAAGCGGCCGTTCAGCGCTGGTTATTCAGACGCTGGCAAACGGTGCCGTTCGTCAGGTAGCGTCCTTCCCACGTCACAACGGCGCGCCTTCGTTCTCTCCGGACGGGTCTAAACTGGCGTTTGCGCTGTCGAAAACCGGTAGCCTGAACCTGTACGTGATGGACATTGGCTCTGGCCAGATCCGTCAGGTGACGGATGGTCGCAGCAACAACACCGAACCATCATGGTTCCCGGACAGTCAAAACCTGGCGTTTACCTCTGACCAGGCTGGCCGTCCACAAATCTATAAAGTCAACATCAACGGCGGTGCTCCGCAGCGTATTACCTGGGAAGGTTCACAGAACCAGAACGCAGACGTGAGCACCGACGGTAAATTTATGGTAATGGTCAGCTCAAACGGTGGGCAGCAGCACATTGCCAAACAAGATCTGGTAGCGGGTGGCGTTCAAGTTCTGTCGTCAACGTTCCTGGATGAAACGCCAAGTCTGGCACCTAACGGCACGATGGTAATCTACAGCTCTTCTCAGGGGATGGGATCTGTGCTGAATCTGGTTTCTACGGATGGGCGTTTCAAAGCGCGTATTCCGGCCACTGATGGACAGGTAAAATCACCTGCCTGGTCGCCGTATCTGTAA
- the gpmA gene encoding 2,3-diphosphoglycerate-dependent phosphoglycerate mutase — translation MAITKLVLVRHGESQWNNENRFTGWYDVDLSEKGVSEAKSAGKLLKEEGFSFDFAYTSVLKRAIHTLWNVLDELDQAWLPVEKSWKLNERHYGALQGLNKAETAEKYGDEQVKQWRRGFAITPPELTKDDERYPGHDPRYAKLTDAELPTTESLALTIDRVVPYWNETILPRLKSGERVIIAAHGNSLRALVKYLDNMSEDEILELNIPTGVPLVYEFDENFKPIKHYYLGNADEIAAKAAAVANQGKAK, via the coding sequence ATGGCTATTACTAAGCTGGTCCTGGTGCGTCACGGCGAAAGCCAGTGGAACAACGAAAACCGCTTTACCGGTTGGTACGATGTTGATCTGTCCGAGAAAGGCGTAAGCGAAGCAAAATCAGCAGGTAAACTGCTGAAGGAAGAAGGCTTCAGCTTTGATTTTGCTTACACCTCTGTGCTGAAACGTGCCATCCACACCCTGTGGAACGTGCTGGACGAACTGGATCAGGCCTGGCTGCCGGTTGAGAAATCCTGGAAGCTGAACGAACGTCACTACGGTGCGCTGCAGGGCCTGAACAAAGCGGAAACCGCTGAGAAATACGGCGACGAGCAGGTTAAACAGTGGCGTCGCGGCTTCGCAATCACCCCGCCAGAGCTGACCAAAGATGACGAGCGCTACCCGGGCCACGATCCGCGTTACGCGAAGCTGACCGACGCCGAGCTGCCAACCACCGAAAGCCTGGCGCTGACCATCGATCGCGTTGTGCCTTACTGGAACGAAACTATTCTGCCACGCCTGAAAAGCGGCGAGCGCGTGATTATCGCCGCTCACGGTAACTCCCTGCGTGCGCTGGTGAAATACCTGGACAACATGAGTGAAGACGAAATCCTCGAACTGAACATCCCAACCGGCGTACCGCTGGTGTATGAGTTCGACGAGAACTTCAAGCCAATCAAACACTACTACCTGGGTAACGCGGACGAAATCGCGGCGAAAGCAGCGGCCGTTGCGAACCAGGGTAAAGCGAAGTAA
- the cpoB gene encoding cell division protein CpoB — protein MSSNFRHHLLSLSLLVGIAAPWAAFAQAPISSVGSGSVEDRVTQLERISNAHSQLLTQLQQQLSDNQNDIDSLRGQIQESQYQLNQVVERQKQILLQIDSLSSGGGAAQAQPAAGDQSGAATSAPAADASASTGAPVQSGDANTDYNAAIALVQDQSRQDDALAAFQNFVKKYPDSTYQPNANYWLGQLNYNKGKKDDAAFYFASVVKNYPKSPKAPDAMYKVGVIMQDKGDTAKAKAVYQQVVAKFPGTEGAKQAQKRLNSMG, from the coding sequence ATGAGCAGTAACTTCAGACATCATCTGTTGAGTCTGTCGTTACTGGTTGGAATAGCGGCCCCCTGGGCCGCTTTTGCTCAGGCACCAATCAGTAGTGTCGGCTCAGGCTCGGTAGAAGACCGGGTCACTCAACTCGAGCGTATTTCTAACGCTCACAGCCAGCTTTTAACCCAGCTCCAGCAACAACTTTCCGACAACCAGAATGATATTGACTCTCTCCGCGGCCAGATTCAGGAAAGCCAGTATCAGTTGAACCAGGTTGTGGAACGCCAGAAGCAGATTTTGCTGCAAATTGATAGCCTGAGCAGCGGTGGTGGTGCAGCACAAGCACAGCCAGCCGCGGGCGATCAGAGCGGTGCAGCAACATCAGCTCCGGCTGCGGACGCGTCTGCTTCAACAGGTGCGCCTGTACAGAGCGGTGACGCGAATACGGACTACAACGCGGCCATTGCCCTGGTGCAGGATCAATCTCGTCAGGATGACGCGCTGGCTGCGTTTCAGAACTTTGTTAAGAAATACCCTGATTCCACTTACCAGCCGAATGCGAATTACTGGCTCGGTCAGCTGAATTACAACAAGGGTAAAAAGGACGATGCGGCGTTTTATTTTGCCTCCGTGGTGAAAAATTACCCGAAATCGCCGAAAGCGCCTGATGCGATGTACAAAGTGGGCGTGATCATGCAGGACAAAGGCGATACGGCGAAAGCCAAAGCGGTTTATCAGCAGGTGGTCGCAAAATTCCCAGGTACCGAAGGTGCTAAGCAGGCGCAAAAACGTCTGAATTCGATGGGATGA
- the galM gene encoding galactose-1-epimerase codes for MLNETPTLAPDGLPYRLLTLRNSAGMVVTVMDWGATLLSARVPMPDGSVRETLLGCASPEQYVNQSAYLGASVGRYANRIAKSRFELDGVQYSLLSSQGENQLHGGPEGFDKRRWKIVRQNDSEAVFSLDSLDGDQGFPGNLIATARFTLTDDNRIAIEYRATVDRPCPVNLTNHAYFNLDGSQCDVREHTLQILADAYLPVDEIGIPYQGLKDVSGTSFDFRNAKAIARDFLSDDDQRRVKGYDHAFLLQAKGDVKQPAAQVWSADDKLQMTVYTTAPALQFYSGNYLGGTTAREHNEYSDWQGLALESEFLPDSPNHPEWPQPDCVLRPGEEYVSVTEYHFIPH; via the coding sequence GTGCTAAACGAAACGCCTACCCTCGCACCGGATGGTCTGCCGTATCGCCTGTTGACCCTGCGCAACAGCGCGGGGATGGTCGTTACGGTGATGGACTGGGGTGCAACCCTTCTTTCAGCCCGCGTACCGATGCCGGACGGCAGCGTGCGCGAGACCCTGCTCGGCTGCGCCTCGCCCGAGCAGTATGTCAATCAGTCCGCCTATCTGGGCGCGTCCGTTGGGCGCTATGCTAACCGCATCGCGAAGAGCCGTTTTGAACTCGACGGCGTGCAGTACAGCCTGCTTTCAAGCCAGGGGGAAAACCAGCTGCACGGCGGACCGGAAGGGTTTGATAAACGCCGCTGGAAAATTGTCCGCCAAAACGACAGCGAAGCGGTGTTCTCGCTGGATTCGCTCGATGGCGATCAGGGGTTCCCGGGTAATCTTATCGCCACCGCGCGCTTTACGCTGACGGACGATAACCGTATCGCCATTGAATACCGTGCGACGGTCGACAGGCCGTGTCCGGTCAACCTGACCAACCACGCGTACTTTAATCTGGACGGTAGCCAGTGCGACGTGCGTGAGCACACGCTGCAGATCCTGGCGGATGCGTATCTGCCGGTCGACGAGATAGGCATTCCTTATCAGGGCCTTAAAGACGTAAGCGGCACCAGCTTCGACTTCCGCAATGCAAAAGCTATCGCAAGGGATTTCCTGAGCGATGACGATCAGCGCAGGGTGAAAGGCTACGACCACGCTTTCCTGCTGCAGGCCAAAGGCGATGTGAAACAGCCTGCCGCGCAGGTCTGGTCCGCGGACGATAAGCTGCAGATGACGGTGTATACCACCGCCCCTGCCCTGCAGTTTTACTCCGGCAACTACCTCGGCGGCACGACGGCGCGCGAACATAATGAATACAGCGACTGGCAGGGCCTGGCGCTGGAGAGCGAGTTCCTGCCGGACAGCCCGAATCATCCGGAATGGCCGCAGCCGGACTGCGTGCTGCGCCCGGGTGAAGAGTACGTTAGCGTGACGGAATATCATTTTATTCCACATTAA
- the pnuC gene encoding nicotinamide riboside transporter PnuC: MDFFSTQNILVHIPIGAGGYDLSWIEAVGTLAGLLCIWLASLEKISNYAFGLINVTLFAIIFFQIQLYASLLLQLFFFAANIYGWYAWSRQNGQQEAELQIRWLPLPKAIAWFVACVVAIGLMTVYINPVFAFLTRVAVSVMSGLGLNVTMPVLQPDAFPFWDSCMMVLSIAAMILMTRKYVENWLLWVVINVISVAIFALQGVYAMSLEYLLLTFIALNGSRMWINSARERGSHALSS; the protein is encoded by the coding sequence ATGGATTTTTTTAGCACGCAGAACATTCTGGTACATATACCGATTGGTGCAGGTGGCTATGACCTGTCATGGATTGAGGCCGTCGGCACGCTGGCGGGATTACTCTGCATCTGGCTGGCAAGCCTGGAGAAGATTAGCAATTATGCATTCGGGCTGATTAACGTCACGCTCTTTGCGATTATCTTCTTTCAGATCCAGCTGTACGCCAGCCTGCTATTGCAGCTGTTTTTCTTCGCCGCCAATATTTACGGCTGGTACGCGTGGTCGCGTCAGAACGGCCAGCAGGAAGCTGAGCTGCAGATCCGCTGGCTCCCCCTGCCGAAAGCCATCGCCTGGTTTGTTGCCTGCGTGGTCGCCATTGGCTTAATGACCGTCTACATCAACCCGGTGTTTGCGTTCCTGACCCGCGTTGCGGTGTCGGTCATGTCCGGTTTAGGCCTGAACGTGACGATGCCTGTGCTCCAGCCGGATGCCTTCCCGTTCTGGGATTCCTGCATGATGGTGCTGTCGATTGCGGCGATGATCCTGATGACCCGCAAATACGTTGAGAACTGGCTGCTGTGGGTCGTTATCAACGTCATCAGCGTAGCGATCTTCGCGCTACAGGGCGTCTATGCCATGTCGCTGGAGTACCTGCTGCTGACCTTCATCGCGCTCAACGGTAGCCGGATGTGGATTAACAGCGCGCGCGAGCGAGGTTCCCACGCGCTTTCCAGCTAG
- the nadA gene encoding quinolinate synthase NadA, with translation MSVMFDPEAAIYPFPPKPAPLSLDEKQFYREKIKRLLKERDAVMVAHYYTDPEIQQLAEETGGCISDSLEMARFGAKHPASTLLVAGVRFMGETAKILSPEKTILMPTLNAECSLDLGCPIDEFTAFCDAHPDRTVVVYANTSAAVKARADWVVTSSIAVELIEHLDSLGEKIIWAPDRHLGNYVQKQTGADVLCWQGACIVHDEFKTQALARMKALYPDAAILVHPESPQSIVDMADAVGSTSQLINAARTLPNRQLIVATDRGIFYKMQQAVPEKELLEAPTAGEGATCRSCAHCPWMAMNGLKAIAEGLETGGAAHEIHVDAALREGALIPLNRMLDFAATLRT, from the coding sequence ATGAGCGTGATGTTTGATCCCGAAGCCGCAATCTACCCCTTTCCGCCAAAGCCTGCCCCGCTGAGCCTTGATGAAAAGCAATTCTACCGCGAGAAGATCAAACGTCTTCTCAAAGAGCGCGATGCGGTGATGGTAGCCCATTACTACACCGACCCGGAAATCCAGCAGCTGGCGGAAGAGACCGGGGGCTGTATTTCTGACTCGCTTGAGATGGCGCGCTTCGGGGCAAAACATCCCGCTTCCACGCTGCTCGTCGCCGGCGTGCGTTTTATGGGCGAAACGGCAAAGATCCTCAGCCCTGAAAAAACCATTCTGATGCCCACGCTCAATGCGGAGTGTTCGCTGGATCTCGGCTGTCCGATTGATGAATTCACGGCTTTCTGCGACGCGCATCCTGACCGGACCGTGGTGGTTTACGCCAACACTTCCGCGGCGGTAAAAGCGCGGGCAGACTGGGTCGTGACCTCCAGCATCGCAGTTGAGCTGATTGAGCATCTGGACAGCCTGGGCGAGAAAATTATCTGGGCGCCTGACCGCCATCTCGGCAATTACGTTCAGAAGCAGACGGGCGCAGACGTCCTCTGCTGGCAGGGTGCCTGCATTGTGCACGATGAGTTCAAAACCCAGGCGCTGGCACGCATGAAGGCGCTGTACCCTGACGCCGCCATTCTTGTTCACCCTGAGTCACCGCAGTCGATTGTCGACATGGCGGATGCCGTGGGATCAACCAGCCAGCTTATCAACGCAGCCAGAACGCTGCCAAACAGGCAGCTCATCGTGGCGACCGATCGCGGTATTTTCTACAAGATGCAGCAGGCCGTGCCGGAGAAAGAGCTCCTTGAGGCGCCAACGGCGGGCGAGGGCGCGACGTGCCGCAGCTGTGCGCATTGTCCGTGGATGGCGATGAACGGCCTGAAGGCCATTGCCGAAGGGCTGGAGACAGGCGGCGCAGCGCATGAAATCCACGTGGATGCCGCTCTGCGTGAAGGCGCGTTAATTCCGCTTAACCGCATGCTGGATTTTGCGGCTACACTACGTACTTAA
- the pal gene encoding peptidoglycan-associated lipoprotein Pal gives MQLNKVLKGLMIALPVMAIAACSSNKNASNDQSGEGMMGAGTGMDANGNGNMSSEEQARLQMQQLQQNNIVYFDLDKYDIRSDFAAMLDAHANFLRSNPSYKVTVEGHADERGTPEYNISLGERRANAVKMYLQGKGVSADQISIVSYGKEKPAVLGHDEAAYSKNRRAVLVY, from the coding sequence ATGCAACTGAACAAAGTGCTGAAGGGGCTGATGATCGCTCTGCCTGTAATGGCAATCGCAGCGTGTTCTTCTAACAAGAACGCCAGCAATGACCAGAGCGGCGAAGGCATGATGGGTGCCGGCACCGGTATGGACGCGAACGGCAATGGCAACATGTCTTCTGAAGAGCAGGCGCGTCTTCAGATGCAGCAGCTGCAGCAGAACAACATCGTTTACTTCGATCTGGATAAATACGACATCCGTTCTGACTTCGCTGCGATGCTGGATGCTCACGCTAACTTCCTGCGTAGCAACCCATCTTACAAAGTCACCGTAGAAGGTCACGCGGACGAACGTGGTACTCCAGAGTACAACATCTCCCTGGGTGAACGTCGTGCTAACGCTGTTAAAATGTACCTGCAGGGTAAAGGCGTTTCTGCTGACCAGATCTCCATCGTTTCTTACGGTAAAGAAAAACCTGCAGTACTGGGTCACGACGAAGCGGCTTACTCCAAAAACCGTCGTGCCGTACTGGTTTACTAA
- the aroG gene encoding 3-deoxy-7-phosphoheptulonate synthase AroG has protein sequence MNYQNDDLRIKEINELLPPVALLEKFPATENAANTVSHARKAIHKILKGNDDRLLVVIGPCSIHDPAAAKEYAARLLTLREELKDELEIVMRVYFEKPRTTVGWKGLINDPHMDNSFQINDGLRIARKLLLEINDSGLPAAGEFLDMITPQYLADLMSWGAIGARTTESQVHRELASGLSCPVGFKNGTDGTIKVAIDAINAAGAPHCFLSVTKWGHSAIVNTSGNGDCHIILRGGKEPNYSAKHVAEVKVGLEKAGLSPQVMIDFSHANSSKQFKKQMEVGADVCQQIAGGEKAVIGVMIESHLVEGNQNLEGSEPLVYGKSVTDACIGWDDTDALLRQLANAVKARRG, from the coding sequence ATGAATTATCAGAACGACGATTTACGCATTAAAGAGATCAATGAGTTATTACCTCCCGTAGCGCTCCTTGAGAAATTCCCCGCCACTGAAAATGCCGCAAACACGGTTTCTCATGCTCGTAAAGCGATCCATAAGATCCTGAAAGGTAATGACGATCGTCTTCTGGTGGTGATTGGCCCATGCTCCATCCACGATCCCGCCGCCGCGAAAGAGTACGCCGCCCGTCTGCTCACCCTGCGTGAAGAGCTGAAGGACGAGCTGGAAATTGTGATGCGCGTCTACTTTGAAAAACCGCGCACCACCGTGGGCTGGAAAGGGCTGATTAACGATCCGCATATGGATAACAGCTTCCAGATCAACGACGGCCTGCGCATTGCGCGCAAGCTGCTGCTGGAGATCAACGACAGCGGCCTGCCTGCGGCCGGTGAATTCCTGGACATGATTACGCCGCAGTATCTGGCAGACCTGATGAGCTGGGGGGCAATTGGTGCCCGCACCACTGAATCTCAGGTTCACCGCGAGCTGGCGTCCGGCCTCTCTTGCCCGGTAGGGTTCAAGAACGGCACTGACGGTACCATTAAGGTGGCTATCGACGCCATCAACGCAGCGGGTGCGCCGCACTGCTTCCTCTCCGTGACCAAATGGGGTCATTCCGCCATAGTGAATACCAGCGGTAACGGTGACTGCCATATCATTCTGCGCGGCGGTAAAGAGCCAAACTACAGTGCAAAACATGTGGCAGAAGTGAAGGTCGGGCTGGAGAAAGCCGGGCTGTCGCCGCAGGTGATGATCGATTTCAGCCACGCCAACTCCAGCAAGCAGTTCAAAAAGCAGATGGAAGTGGGGGCAGACGTCTGCCAGCAGATTGCCGGCGGCGAGAAGGCGGTGATTGGGGTGATGATCGAAAGCCACCTGGTTGAAGGTAACCAGAATCTGGAAGGCAGCGAGCCGCTGGTGTATGGCAAAAGCGTCACCGATGCCTGCATCGGCTGGGACGATACCGACGCCCTCCTGCGCCAGCTGGCGAATGCGGTTAAAGCGCGTCGCGGCTGA
- a CDS encoding protein YbgS, whose translation MKMTKLATLFLTATLTLASGSVLAAETGTSDSNGDANAAAAAGQVAPDAKQNIAPNNVDNSQINTGNTNTGGTMMHPNGGSSGTMNHDNMSSDEVHKNSVCKDGKCPNPNDKVGSDANTKTDGTTQ comes from the coding sequence ATGAAAATGACAAAACTGGCAACCCTCTTCCTGACCGCCACACTCACTTTAGCCAGCGGCAGCGTCCTGGCCGCGGAAACGGGTACCTCAGACAGCAACGGGGATGCTAACGCAGCAGCGGCAGCAGGCCAGGTTGCCCCTGATGCGAAACAGAATATCGCCCCAAATAACGTCGACAACAGCCAGATCAATACCGGGAACACCAACACTGGCGGTACCATGATGCATCCCAACGGCGGCAGTTCCGGTACCATGAACCATGACAATATGAGTTCAGATGAGGTCCATAAGAACTCTGTGTGCAAGGACGGCAAATGCCCGAACCCTAACGACAAGGTGGGTAGCGACGCCAATACCAAAACCGATGGCACGACCCAGTAA
- the zitB gene encoding CDF family zinc transporter ZitB — translation MAHSHSHSHAPGNDNAKRLLLAFGVTATFMIIEVIGGLVSGSLALLADAGHMLTDAAALLFALLAVQFARRPANARHTFGWLRLTTLAAFVNAIALVVITILIVWEAVQRFRHPQPIAGATMMVIAVAGLLANILAFWILHRGSGEKNLNVRAAALHVLGDLLGSVGAIVAALVILYTGWTPVDPILSVLVSCLVLRSAWRLLKESVNELLEGAPASMDIDELKRNLRRSVPEVRNVHHVHVWLVGEKPVMTLHVQVIPPHDHDALLDRIQHFLEHNYDISHATVQMEYQPCSGPDCDLNEAQSGHSHHHHH, via the coding sequence ATGGCGCACTCCCATTCCCACTCGCACGCTCCCGGCAACGACAACGCAAAACGACTGCTGCTGGCCTTTGGCGTCACGGCAACGTTTATGATTATCGAGGTCATTGGCGGCCTTGTGTCCGGCTCTCTGGCGCTTCTGGCAGATGCCGGGCATATGCTGACCGATGCCGCCGCGCTGCTCTTCGCCCTGCTGGCCGTGCAGTTCGCGCGTCGTCCAGCGAACGCGCGCCATACCTTCGGCTGGCTGAGGCTGACCACCCTTGCCGCGTTTGTTAACGCCATCGCGCTGGTGGTCATTACGATCCTCATCGTCTGGGAGGCCGTACAGCGCTTCAGACACCCTCAGCCTATCGCCGGGGCAACAATGATGGTCATTGCGGTGGCGGGACTGCTGGCCAATATTCTGGCGTTCTGGATTTTGCATCGCGGTAGCGGGGAAAAGAACCTCAACGTGCGTGCGGCGGCCCTGCATGTGCTGGGTGATTTGCTCGGTTCAGTTGGGGCGATTGTCGCAGCGCTGGTGATCCTCTACACCGGCTGGACGCCTGTCGATCCGATTCTGTCCGTGCTGGTATCGTGTCTGGTCTTGCGCAGTGCCTGGCGGCTGCTGAAGGAGAGCGTGAATGAACTGCTTGAAGGGGCGCCTGCCTCCATGGATATCGACGAGCTGAAGCGTAACCTGCGCCGTTCAGTTCCGGAAGTGCGCAATGTTCATCATGTGCACGTCTGGCTGGTGGGTGAAAAACCGGTGATGACGCTGCACGTCCAGGTGATCCCGCCTCACGATCACGATGCGCTGCTCGATCGCATCCAGCACTTCCTGGAGCACAACTACGATATTAGCCACGCCACCGTCCAGATGGAGTATCAGCCCTGCAGCGGGCCGGACTGCGACCTTAACGAGGCGCAGTCCGGCCATTCACATCACCATCACCACTAG
- the tolA gene encoding cell envelope integrity protein TolA: protein MSKATEQNDKLKRAIIVSAVLHVILFAALIWSSFDEHIDASAGGGGGSSIDAVMVDPGAVVQNYNREQQQKASAKRAEEQREKQAQQQAEELREKQAAEQERLKQLEKERLQAQEAAKAQAEQQKQAEEAAKKAQEQQKQAEEAAAKAAADAKAQADAQAKLAAEAAKKAAADAQKKAEAEAAKKAAADAQKKAEAEAAKKAAADAQKKAEAEAAKKAAQEAEKKAAAEAAKKAAAAEKAAAEKAAAAEKAAADKKAAAEKAAADKKAAAEKAAAKKAAAAEKAAAAAGVDDLLGDLSSGKNAPKTGGGAKGNNAAPTGSGNTKSNGATGAEINGYAAQIKSAIESRFYDASSYAGKTCTLRIKLAPDGMLLDIKSEGGDPALCTAALAAARQAKMPKPPSQAVYEVFKNAPLDFKP from the coding sequence GTGTCAAAGGCAACCGAACAGAACGACAAGCTTAAGCGAGCGATAATCGTCTCCGCAGTGCTGCACGTTATTCTTTTTGCAGCGCTGATCTGGAGTTCGTTCGACGAGCATATTGATGCATCAGCCGGCGGCGGTGGAGGCTCTTCCATTGACGCCGTGATGGTGGATCCCGGTGCGGTAGTACAGAACTATAATCGCGAACAACAGCAGAAAGCGAGTGCCAAACGGGCTGAAGAGCAGCGTGAAAAACAGGCGCAACAGCAGGCGGAAGAGCTGCGTGAAAAGCAGGCCGCAGAGCAGGAGCGTTTGAAGCAGCTTGAGAAAGAACGTTTGCAGGCGCAGGAAGCCGCGAAAGCGCAGGCGGAACAGCAGAAACAAGCCGAAGAGGCCGCGAAGAAAGCCCAGGAGCAGCAAAAGCAGGCGGAAGAGGCGGCAGCAAAAGCCGCAGCGGACGCGAAAGCGCAGGCTGATGCCCAGGCAAAATTAGCGGCAGAAGCGGCGAAGAAAGCCGCTGCTGATGCCCAGAAGAAAGCCGAAGCGGAAGCCGCGAAGAAAGCCGCTGCTGATGCTCAGAAGAAAGCTGAAGCGGAAGCCGCGAAGAAAGCCGCTGCCGATGCTCAGAAGAAAGCCGAAGCGGAAGCCGCGAAAAAAGCCGCTCAGGAAGCAGAGAAGAAAGCTGCTGCCGAGGCCGCGAAGAAAGCGGCTGCTGCTGAAAAAGCAGCAGCAGAAAAAGCGGCAGCCGCCGAAAAAGCCGCTGCTGATAAAAAAGCTGCAGCTGAGAAGGCCGCTGCCGATAAGAAAGCGGCAGCTGAAAAAGCCGCTGCGAAGAAGGCCGCCGCCGCTGAGAAAGCTGCTGCCGCCGCAGGGGTTGACGATCTGCTGGGCGATTTGAGCTCCGGTAAGAATGCGCCGAAAACGGGCGGTGGTGCGAAAGGAAACAACGCAGCGCCGACGGGAAGCGGTAACACTAAGAGTAACGGTGCGACAGGGGCTGAAATCAACGGTTATGCCGCGCAGATTAAATCCGCTATTGAAAGCCGATTCTATGATGCGTCTTCCTATGCCGGTAAAACGTGTACGTTGCGTATAAAACTGGCTCCGGACGGCATGCTGCTGGATATTAAGTCTGAAGGTGGCGACCCGGCTTTATGCACTGCGGCCCTGGCTGCAGCGCGTCAGGCGAAGATGCCTAAACCGCCTTCGCAGGCAGTCTACGAAGTCTTCAAAAATGCGCCGCTGGACTTCAAACCTTAA
- the tolR gene encoding colicin uptake protein TolR, translated as MARSRGRGRRELKSEINIVPLLDVLLVLLLIFMATAPIITQSVEVDLPDATESQAVSTNDDPPVIIEVSGVGQYSVVVEKDRMDQLPPEQVIAEAQRRLASNPKTVFLIGGAKDVPYDEIIKALNLLHSAGVKSVGLMTQPI; from the coding sequence ATGGCCAGATCGCGTGGACGAGGTCGTCGCGAGCTCAAGTCCGAAATCAATATCGTTCCACTGCTGGACGTCCTGCTGGTACTGCTGCTGATCTTCATGGCAACAGCGCCCATCATTACCCAGAGCGTGGAAGTGGATCTGCCGGATGCGACAGAATCACAGGCGGTGAGCACCAATGACGATCCTCCTGTTATCATTGAGGTTTCCGGCGTAGGGCAATACAGCGTGGTGGTCGAGAAAGATCGTATGGATCAGCTGCCGCCTGAGCAGGTTATTGCTGAAGCGCAGCGTCGCCTGGCGTCAAATCCGAAAACGGTCTTCTTAATCGGTGGCGCGAAGGACGTACCCTACGATGAAATTATTAAAGCGCTGAACTTGCTACATAGTGCGGGCGTTAAGTCAGTTGGCTTAATGACCCAACCTATTTAA